A region of Chloroflexota bacterium DNA encodes the following proteins:
- a CDS encoding aldo/keto reductase, translating to MQYRRLGRTEHKSSVISLGGAALWDVTQEEADAAIQMAIDNGVNHFDVAPRYGQAELRTGPMVERYRKEIFLACKTTERSRVSAWESIKRSLDRLRTDYFDLYQLHMVSDTETLNVVLGPGGALEAVVEARDQGLIRYIGITGHRPYVQIAALNRFDFDTVLFPLNRILAAHPNDYTEFRFLIDTAQKKDIGTITIKAIAKQPWNPGVRMYRTWYEPFTEQVDIDKSIWYTLSQGISTTVLPADLRLWPKVIDAAERFKTMGEREQEAVISEARVYKPIFPSGWSIP from the coding sequence ATGCAATATCGTAGACTGGGCAGAACAGAACATAAAAGCTCTGTAATCTCTCTAGGTGGAGCTGCTTTATGGGATGTTACTCAAGAAGAAGCTGACGCCGCAATCCAGATGGCAATAGACAACGGTGTAAACCATTTTGACGTTGCCCCCAGGTATGGCCAGGCAGAACTCCGGACAGGTCCCATGGTTGAAAGGTATCGTAAAGAGATATTCCTTGCCTGTAAAACAACGGAGAGAAGCAGAGTTAGCGCCTGGGAAAGCATCAAGCGTTCGCTCGATAGACTGCGCACTGACTATTTCGATCTATATCAACTGCATATGGTGAGTGATACCGAGACACTGAACGTAGTCCTAGGTCCCGGTGGTGCGCTCGAGGCAGTTGTGGAGGCGAGGGACCAGGGTTTGATACGGTACATCGGTATTACGGGCCATAGACCGTATGTCCAGATAGCAGCACTTAATCGGTTCGATTTTGACACGGTGCTTTTTCCTCTCAACCGGATTTTAGCGGCTCATCCCAATGACTATACAGAATTTCGATTTCTCATAGATACCGCTCAGAAGAAAGATATTGGCACCATAACTATTAAGGCAATAGCAAAACAGCCTTGGAATCCTGGAGTTCGCATGTACCGTACTTGGTATGAACCGTTCACCGAGCAGGTCGACATTGATAAAAGTATCTGGTATACCCTGAGCCAGGGGATTAGTACCACGGTTCTGCCTGCTGATCTGCGTCTTTGGCCAAAGGTTATCGACGCCGCTGAAAGATTCAAGACTATGGGAGAAAGGGAACAAGAGGCGGTCATCTCGGAGGCAAGAGTCTACAAACCTATTTTCCCATCAGGCTGGTCGATACCTTAA